Proteins encoded together in one Gemmatimonadota bacterium DH-78 window:
- a CDS encoding RidA family protein: MTENRDIRSVATSDAPTPAGHYSQAVVHAGAVWVAGQMPFDPVNREAPLGDVEAQVRRTFANVEAVLIAAGSSLDRLLQVTIFVTDPELWGEINRVYADILGDHRPARAVIPCGPLKRGAVLEVTAVAAVAAVAVG; the protein is encoded by the coding sequence GTGACCGAGAACCGCGACATCCGGTCGGTGGCCACGAGCGACGCCCCCACCCCGGCCGGGCACTACAGCCAGGCCGTGGTGCATGCCGGCGCGGTGTGGGTGGCGGGGCAGATGCCCTTCGACCCCGTGAACCGCGAGGCGCCCCTCGGCGATGTGGAGGCGCAGGTGCGCCGAACCTTCGCCAACGTGGAGGCGGTGCTGATCGCGGCGGGCTCGTCGCTCGACCGACTGCTGCAGGTGACGATTTTCGTGACCGACCCCGAGCTCTGGGGCGAGATCAATCGAGTCTACGCGGACATCCTCGGCGACCACCGTCCGGCCCGGGCGGTGATCCCATGCGGGCCGCTGAAGCGGGGCGCGGTGCTCGAGGTGACGGCGGTGGCCGCGGTGGCCGCGGTGGCCGTCGGCTGA
- a CDS encoding iron ABC transporter permease, giving the protein MSRGTRLALLLCTPLLAGLGGVFVGSVSVPPGDLLAALVGGGTPLARTIVELRVPRVLLAALVGGGLALSGTTFQALLRNPLAEPYILGISGGAATGAVIVLAFGITALGSFTLPLAAFAGALLAIVLVFRVANVADHRLDVRVLLLAGVVVGAFFSAAIALILSLSEADTVRSAMLWMLGSVAGASWREVAVAAAYTLPASAVLIALARPLNLLSVGEESAAYLGADVEGVKRTAYVVASLVTAAGVAVAGVIGFVGLVIPHTLRLLVGSDHRTLLPLSFAVGAAFLVVADLGARSLFGATEIPIGVVTAFVGVPVFLVLLRRSLA; this is encoded by the coding sequence GTGAGTCGGGGGACGCGGCTCGCGCTCCTTCTCTGCACTCCACTCCTCGCCGGACTCGGCGGCGTGTTCGTCGGCTCCGTCTCCGTGCCACCCGGCGACCTGCTCGCGGCCCTCGTCGGCGGCGGAACGCCGCTCGCCCGCACGATCGTGGAGCTCCGGGTGCCGCGAGTGCTTCTGGCCGCTCTCGTCGGAGGCGGACTGGCTCTGTCGGGCACCACCTTCCAGGCCCTGCTCCGGAATCCTCTCGCCGAGCCGTACATTCTGGGCATCTCGGGGGGAGCGGCGACCGGAGCCGTGATCGTGCTCGCCTTCGGCATCACGGCGCTCGGCTCCTTCACGCTCCCGCTCGCCGCCTTCGCGGGGGCGCTCCTGGCGATCGTGCTGGTGTTCCGGGTGGCCAACGTGGCCGACCACCGGCTCGACGTGCGGGTGCTGCTTCTGGCCGGCGTGGTGGTGGGCGCCTTCTTCTCGGCGGCGATCGCCCTGATCCTGTCGCTGTCGGAGGCCGACACCGTTCGAAGTGCCATGCTGTGGATGCTCGGCAGCGTGGCCGGGGCCTCCTGGCGCGAGGTGGCGGTGGCCGCCGCCTACACCCTCCCCGCCTCCGCCGTGCTGATCGCCCTGGCTCGCCCCCTCAACCTTCTGTCGGTGGGCGAGGAATCGGCCGCGTATCTGGGCGCGGACGTGGAGGGCGTGAAGCGGACCGCCTACGTGGTCGCGTCGCTGGTGACCGCGGCCGGAGTGGCCGTGGCCGGAGTGATCGGTTTCGTGGGCCTCGTGATTCCCCACACGCTTCGACTGCTCGTGGGCTCCGACCACCGCACCCTGCTCCCGCTCTCCTTCGCGGTGGGGGCGGCCTTCCTCGTGGTGGCCGATCTCGGCGCCCGCTCCCTCTTCGGCGCCACCGAGATCCCGATCGGCGTGGTCACCGCCTTCGTTGGCGTGCCGGTGTTTCTCGTGCTCCTGCGACGGAGTCTCGCGTGA
- a CDS encoding flavin reductase family protein, protein MGHFGSGVTVITTGSPESPVGFTASSVASLSLDPLLVMVGVATDGDSLAGIRESGAFGVNILSRDQEALAMHFARSDREARFRDVEVRTRSTGVPLLGASLAWLDCALHAEFPAGDHVVVVGRVESCDAGAGEPLLYFRGRFGGWLS, encoded by the coding sequence ATGGGCCACTTCGGTTCCGGGGTGACCGTGATCACCACCGGCTCCCCCGAATCGCCGGTGGGCTTCACCGCGAGTTCGGTGGCCTCCCTCTCCCTCGATCCACTGCTCGTGATGGTGGGTGTGGCCACCGACGGAGACTCGCTGGCCGGCATCCGCGAGTCGGGCGCCTTCGGGGTGAACATCCTGTCGCGCGACCAGGAGGCCCTGGCGATGCACTTCGCCCGCTCCGACCGCGAGGCGCGCTTTCGCGACGTGGAGGTGCGCACGCGCAGCACCGGCGTGCCGCTGCTGGGGGCCAGCCTCGCCTGGCTCGACTGCGCCCTGCACGCCGAGTTCCCGGCGGGCGATCACGTGGTGGTCGTGGGCCGCGTGGAGTCGTGCGACGCCGGCGCCGGCGAACCGCTGCTCTATTTCCGGGGTCGTTTCGGAGGATGGCTGTCGTGA
- a CDS encoding ABC transporter ATP-binding protein: MTFRARELTVRYPGSDRPALDCVDLVVPEASFYAVLGPNGSGKSTLMRALLGAVKPETGTVRIADRPLADWDRRALARHVGGVPQMESMPFPVSVRDLVAMGRYPHLGALGAERPDDRTAVTHALEHCEVSHLAERDVQTLSGGELQRVRIARALAQQPRALALDEPTASLDIRHEMAILQLLRGAADEGMTVLLITHHLDLAARFADRILLLDRGRVVAEGPPEEVYDAATLEAVYRWPVDVRVDPTTRSPRVIPLAGPVNRSVAPRDGHPPEPRP; the protein is encoded by the coding sequence GTGACCTTTCGCGCCCGCGAGCTCACGGTGCGGTACCCGGGCAGCGACCGCCCCGCGCTCGACTGCGTGGATCTGGTGGTTCCCGAAGCGAGCTTCTACGCCGTGCTCGGACCGAACGGATCGGGCAAGTCGACCCTGATGCGCGCCCTGCTCGGCGCGGTGAAGCCGGAAACCGGAACGGTGCGCATCGCCGACCGGCCGCTCGCGGACTGGGACCGCCGCGCCCTGGCCCGCCACGTGGGAGGGGTGCCGCAGATGGAATCGATGCCCTTTCCCGTGTCGGTGCGCGACCTCGTGGCCATGGGCCGCTATCCACACCTCGGAGCGCTGGGGGCCGAGCGCCCCGACGATCGCACGGCCGTGACCCACGCGCTCGAGCACTGCGAGGTGTCGCATCTGGCCGAGCGCGACGTGCAGACGCTGTCGGGGGGCGAGCTGCAGCGGGTGAGGATCGCGCGGGCGCTCGCCCAACAGCCCCGCGCTCTCGCCCTCGACGAGCCGACCGCGAGCCTCGACATCCGGCACGAGATGGCGATCCTGCAGCTGCTGCGGGGCGCGGCCGACGAGGGAATGACCGTGCTGCTGATCACCCACCACCTCGATCTCGCCGCCCGGTTCGCCGATCGCATCCTCCTGCTCGACCGCGGGCGCGTGGTGGCGGAGGGCCCGCCCGAAGAGGTGTACGACGCGGCCACCCTCGAGGCAGTCTACCGCTGGCCGGTCGACGTCCGGGTCGATCCCACGACCCGATCCCCGCGCGTGATCCCGCTCGCGGGTCCGGTCAACCGTTCCGTCGCCCCCCGTGACGGGCATCCGCCCGAGCCTCGTCCCTGA
- a CDS encoding RNA polymerase sigma factor RpoD/SigA: MAATATKGRKKKKGRNPLASFDGSVEEQTALDQYLRDVSRHELITPEKEKELGARAQNGDEDAVQELARANLRFVISVAKKYQNRGVSLTDLIQEGNVGLVTAARKFDPEQGVKFISYAVWWIRQAILAALANHGRSVRVPLNRASDLARIFREKERLKQELGREPTPEELSVATDLTPELVESLQTLNAAEIRLDAPIGDSEDSQLVERFITEEAAEPEIEVESRLLTEAVTEALSTLDARDAKVLRLYFGLEGEREHTLEEIGNMLGVTRERIRQLRDRALRRLREGGKGAALESFAA; this comes from the coding sequence ATGGCCGCGACTGCGACGAAGGGCCGAAAGAAGAAAAAGGGCCGCAATCCGCTGGCCAGTTTCGACGGGAGCGTCGAGGAGCAGACCGCACTCGATCAGTACCTGCGCGATGTCAGCCGCCACGAGCTGATCACCCCCGAGAAGGAGAAGGAGCTGGGGGCCCGGGCGCAGAACGGCGACGAGGACGCCGTCCAGGAACTGGCGCGCGCGAACCTGCGATTCGTCATCAGCGTGGCGAAGAAGTACCAGAATCGCGGCGTCTCGCTCACCGACCTCATTCAGGAGGGGAACGTCGGGCTGGTGACCGCGGCTCGGAAGTTCGATCCGGAGCAGGGGGTGAAGTTCATCTCCTACGCCGTGTGGTGGATTCGGCAGGCGATTCTCGCCGCGCTGGCCAACCACGGCCGTTCGGTGCGCGTGCCGCTCAACCGCGCGAGCGACCTCGCTCGGATCTTCCGCGAGAAGGAGCGCCTCAAGCAGGAGCTCGGACGCGAGCCCACGCCCGAGGAGCTGAGTGTCGCGACCGACCTCACCCCGGAGCTGGTGGAGAGCCTCCAGACGCTGAATGCCGCCGAGATCCGTCTCGATGCGCCGATCGGTGACAGCGAGGACTCGCAGCTCGTGGAGCGCTTCATCACCGAGGAGGCCGCCGAGCCCGAGATCGAGGTGGAGAGCCGTCTTCTGACCGAGGCGGTGACCGAGGCGCTCAGCACGCTCGATGCGCGCGACGCCAAGGTGCTGCGGCTCTACTTCGGGCTCGAGGGCGAGCGCGAGCACACCCTCGAGGAGATCGGCAACATGCTCGGCGTCACCCGGGAGCGGATCCGGCAGCTGCGCGACCGCGCGCTCCGTCGTCTGCGCGAGGGTGGCAAGGGCGCCGCGCTGGAGTCGTTCGCGGCGTGA
- a CDS encoding DUF2723 domain-containing protein, translating into MSRPTEATYAEIAAGAAPPDSDGDGHASLRPPYLHAALVGLGVFILYALTLAPTTAFWDTSEYIATGHILGIPHPPGNPLFVVLARAWSILLEPTGLSVAVRINLFSAFMSASAHALWFLVLHHVLRTFSTDRVFRLVGAGAGVLVSATAFTVWNQSNVNEKVYTVSLLTIALLSWLVVRWQERLGQGKDDNLLVLMAFILALSVGNHLMAFLAAPAIGVFILRVHPRALLNWKLYPPVVVAVLLGLSIHLMLPLRANLDPVINEAAPECASLPAALTSIATYGNAGCEPLNAALKREQYDKPPLNPRQAPLHSQLLNYLQYFDWQWARSVDGTQTLFPPLRVLFTMLFTGLGVWGAMEHHRRDRTSFWYVATLFGTLSVGLVYYLNFKYGYTIPDPMGDYLAHEVRERDYFFIVSFSVWGLWAGLGIAAIWQTLGERLKGLSRGAPVLGLAAIPLVMNWAWATRSYDHAARDWAYNLLMSVEPYGVLFTNGDNDTFPLWYLQEVEGIRRDITVIVTSYLNTAWYAKQLRDITEPCTGDEDWTDDPTRILCQREYVPNTPAIYTTDPAAAEAEGKIAIPVDEIRLPSRGLFPAELDDAVMDQIGGSYMQLEQGRAFAFGENRAVRTALPAGTVLYPWHQYAINLLSNALGDRPIYFASSGNSADDLGLEPYLVRQGLAFKLYEGNLLEDQPAEVVPMPAGSPLTPATGQFVDLERSELLAQEVFIHRGGLPDWDHWPDHSTVGIPNYYAWVYYALAQAVLTQEGDSTRMEQMRDLGEVWSGLGS; encoded by the coding sequence ATGAGCCGACCCACCGAAGCGACCTACGCCGAGATCGCCGCGGGCGCCGCCCCGCCTGACTCCGACGGGGACGGGCACGCCAGCCTGCGCCCGCCCTATCTCCACGCGGCCCTCGTCGGGCTCGGAGTCTTCATTCTGTACGCGCTCACCCTGGCGCCGACCACGGCCTTCTGGGACACGAGCGAGTACATCGCCACCGGGCACATCCTGGGCATTCCCCACCCTCCCGGGAATCCGCTGTTCGTGGTGCTCGCGCGGGCGTGGTCGATCCTGCTCGAGCCCACCGGGTTGTCGGTGGCGGTGCGCATCAACCTGTTCAGCGCCTTCATGAGCGCCTCGGCGCACGCGCTCTGGTTCCTGGTGCTGCACCACGTGCTGCGCACCTTCTCCACGGATCGGGTCTTCCGCCTCGTCGGCGCGGGCGCGGGCGTTCTGGTGAGCGCCACCGCCTTCACCGTCTGGAACCAGTCGAACGTCAACGAGAAGGTCTACACCGTCTCGCTGCTCACCATCGCCCTCCTCTCCTGGCTGGTGGTGCGCTGGCAGGAGCGGCTCGGGCAGGGCAAGGACGACAACCTGCTGGTGCTGATGGCCTTCATTCTGGCCCTGAGCGTCGGCAACCATCTGATGGCCTTCCTGGCCGCTCCGGCCATCGGGGTGTTCATCCTCAGGGTGCACCCCAGGGCGCTGCTCAACTGGAAGCTCTATCCTCCGGTGGTGGTGGCCGTCCTGCTCGGTCTGTCGATCCACCTCATGCTTCCGCTCCGGGCGAATCTGGATCCGGTGATCAACGAGGCGGCCCCCGAGTGCGCCTCGCTCCCGGCCGCCCTCACCTCCATCGCCACCTACGGCAACGCCGGGTGCGAGCCGCTGAACGCCGCACTCAAGCGCGAGCAGTACGACAAGCCCCCGCTGAACCCCCGCCAGGCCCCGCTCCACTCGCAGCTGCTGAACTACCTGCAGTACTTCGACTGGCAGTGGGCCCGCTCGGTGGACGGCACGCAGACGCTCTTCCCGCCGCTGCGAGTGTTGTTCACCATGCTCTTCACCGGCCTCGGGGTGTGGGGCGCGATGGAGCATCACCGGCGCGATCGAACGAGTTTCTGGTACGTGGCCACCCTCTTCGGCACGCTGTCGGTGGGGCTCGTCTACTACCTGAACTTCAAGTACGGCTACACGATTCCCGACCCGATGGGCGACTACCTCGCCCACGAGGTGCGAGAACGCGACTACTTCTTCATCGTCAGCTTCTCGGTCTGGGGGCTGTGGGCCGGCCTCGGAATCGCAGCCATCTGGCAGACGCTGGGTGAACGTCTGAAGGGCCTCTCGCGCGGCGCCCCCGTGCTCGGGCTGGCGGCGATCCCCCTGGTGATGAACTGGGCGTGGGCCACCCGTTCCTACGATCACGCGGCGCGCGACTGGGCCTACAACCTGCTCATGTCGGTGGAGCCGTACGGGGTGCTGTTCACGAACGGTGACAACGACACCTTCCCCCTCTGGTACCTCCAGGAGGTGGAGGGCATTCGCCGCGACATCACGGTGATCGTCACCTCGTACCTGAACACCGCCTGGTACGCCAAGCAGCTGCGCGACATCACGGAGCCGTGCACCGGCGACGAAGACTGGACCGACGACCCCACGCGGATTCTCTGCCAGCGCGAGTACGTGCCGAACACCCCCGCCATCTACACCACCGACCCCGCCGCCGCCGAGGCGGAGGGCAAGATCGCGATCCCGGTCGACGAGATCCGGCTTCCCTCGCGGGGGCTGTTTCCGGCCGAGCTCGACGACGCCGTCATGGATCAGATCGGGGGGAGCTACATGCAGCTCGAGCAGGGCCGCGCCTTCGCCTTCGGTGAGAACCGGGCGGTGCGTACGGCGCTCCCCGCGGGCACGGTGCTCTACCCCTGGCACCAGTACGCCATCAACCTCCTCAGCAACGCGCTCGGCGACCGCCCCATCTACTTCGCGAGCAGCGGAAACTCGGCCGACGACCTCGGACTCGAGCCGTATCTCGTGCGTCAGGGACTGGCCTTCAAGCTCTACGAGGGCAACCTGCTGGAAGACCAGCCGGCCGAGGTGGTCCCCATGCCGGCGGGTTCACCACTGACCCCGGCCACCGGGCAGTTCGTGGATCTCGAGCGCTCCGAGTTGCTGGCGCAGGAGGTCTTCATTCATCGCGGCGGCCTTCCCGACTGGGATCACTGGCCCGACCACTCCACCGTCGGCATCCCCAACTACTACGCCTGGGTCTACTACGCCCTGGCGCAGGCGGTGCTCACGCAGGAGGGGGACTCCACGCGGATGGAGCAGATGCGCGATCTGGGCGAAGTCTGGTCGGGGCTGGGCTCGTGA
- a CDS encoding helical backbone metal receptor: MIRRPAGSARWVALMALALVAACGERPQPGGDGPPSSSAAESTLQVADAEGRTVALPAPARRVVSLVPSITSTVVALGAGDRLVGRTDFDTEAAVLELPTVGGGLGPDLESLAALDPDLVIRFAGESDHATPDRLDDLGIPHLAVRPDRVADVFTIVEWVGRLLALDDEAAELNARLQGELDAVRAEVSGRAPVQAAWLMGGSPPWTAGEGTYIDELITLAGGVNALGDVGALYGAVSPEVVATREIEVVLLSEGAEVDARLLEGRRVVRLPSSVQQPGPGLGDAARAVADALHGVDRP, translated from the coding sequence ATGATCCGTCGGCCGGCGGGTTCGGCGCGGTGGGTCGCCCTGATGGCTCTGGCGCTGGTCGCCGCATGTGGCGAACGCCCCCAGCCCGGCGGCGACGGCCCCCCGTCGAGTTCCGCCGCCGAATCCACCCTGCAGGTGGCGGACGCCGAGGGCCGAACCGTCGCGCTCCCGGCTCCCGCCCGCCGCGTCGTTTCGCTCGTGCCGTCGATCACCAGCACGGTGGTGGCACTCGGCGCCGGCGACCGACTCGTGGGGCGGACCGATTTCGACACGGAGGCTGCGGTCCTCGAACTCCCCACCGTGGGGGGCGGACTGGGCCCCGACCTGGAGTCGCTCGCCGCCCTCGACCCCGATCTGGTGATCCGCTTCGCCGGCGAGTCGGACCACGCCACGCCCGACCGCCTCGACGACCTCGGCATTCCGCATCTCGCGGTGCGCCCCGATCGGGTGGCCGACGTCTTCACCATCGTGGAGTGGGTGGGGCGGCTGCTCGCCCTCGACGACGAGGCGGCGGAGTTGAACGCTCGACTCCAGGGCGAGCTCGACGCCGTGCGCGCCGAGGTGTCCGGAAGAGCGCCGGTGCAGGCCGCCTGGCTCATGGGGGGCTCCCCGCCCTGGACGGCCGGAGAAGGCACGTACATCGATGAGCTCATCACCCTCGCCGGGGGGGTGAACGCGCTCGGCGACGTGGGTGCCCTCTACGGCGCGGTGAGTCCCGAAGTGGTGGCCACGCGCGAGATCGAAGTGGTGTTGCTCTCCGAGGGCGCGGAGGTCGATGCCCGGCTGCTCGAGGGGCGTCGGGTGGTGCGCCTGCCGTCGTCGGTCCAGCAGCCCGGCCCCGGCCTCGGCGACGCCGCCCGGGCGGTGGCCGACGCCCTCCACGGAGTCGATCGCCCGTGA
- a CDS encoding metallophosphoesterase encodes MIVAHLSDLHLGHRAFDRWEQGVNLRERDLALAVQRAFEAVVEQRPDLVVITGDVFDRPDPPAAALVTLTRAIETLRSALGDTPVVMVAGARDTPRRSGDAGALAALDAFPNVEAATTMPRSIVYEQRSLHVQLIPHAAVLRNPRPLVEPDPRMRHNVLAVCGLVTDAADALPIDPTGWDYVALGSDHTHRVVAPRVAHAGSLERVGSSPWREAGEEKGFLSVDLDDGAVTFHPVAGRPVVAMAPSRAPRGDPDRIRSRFSEVVREIPGGIDRKIVRVRLRGPVPSDLVALQGLVSELSQRAVHLSVEVDDPGGRVSGAGASLSDRARGLLPADAPAGAAALLDRLLAPDSSSGEDPR; translated from the coding sequence GTGATCGTCGCCCACCTCTCGGATCTGCACCTCGGCCACCGGGCCTTCGATCGTTGGGAGCAGGGGGTGAATCTGCGGGAGCGCGATCTCGCGCTCGCCGTCCAGCGGGCCTTCGAGGCGGTGGTGGAGCAGCGCCCCGACCTCGTCGTGATCACCGGTGACGTCTTCGACCGACCCGACCCCCCGGCCGCCGCTCTGGTGACCCTCACCCGGGCCATCGAGACGCTGCGCTCGGCGCTCGGCGACACCCCGGTGGTGATGGTGGCCGGGGCGCGCGACACGCCTCGCAGGTCGGGGGACGCCGGTGCTCTCGCCGCCCTCGACGCCTTCCCGAACGTGGAGGCGGCCACCACGATGCCGCGCAGCATCGTGTACGAGCAGCGCTCGCTGCACGTGCAGCTCATTCCCCACGCCGCGGTGCTCCGCAATCCGCGGCCCCTGGTCGAGCCCGACCCGCGCATGCGGCACAACGTGCTCGCGGTGTGTGGACTGGTGACCGACGCCGCCGACGCCCTGCCCATCGACCCGACCGGCTGGGACTACGTCGCGCTCGGCTCCGATCACACGCACCGCGTGGTGGCGCCGCGCGTGGCGCACGCGGGCTCGCTCGAGCGCGTGGGGTCGAGCCCCTGGCGCGAGGCGGGAGAGGAGAAGGGATTCCTCTCGGTCGACCTCGACGACGGGGCCGTCACCTTTCACCCCGTCGCCGGGCGTCCCGTGGTGGCGATGGCCCCGTCGCGGGCTCCCCGCGGCGACCCCGACCGGATCCGGTCTCGCTTCTCGGAGGTGGTGCGCGAGATTCCGGGGGGCATCGATCGCAAGATCGTGCGGGTGCGGCTGCGGGGGCCGGTGCCCTCCGACCTCGTCGCCCTGCAGGGCCTGGTTTCCGAGCTGAGCCAGCGGGCGGTGCACCTGTCGGTGGAGGTGGACGATCCGGGCGGTCGGGTGAGCGGTGCCGGCGCCTCTCTGTCGGATCGCGCGCGCGGCCTCCTCCCGGCCGATGCCCCGGCGGGCGCTGCGGCCCTGCTCGATCGATTGCTGGCACCCGACTCCTCTTCGGGGGAGGACCCGCGGTGA
- the rsgA gene encoding ribosome small subunit-dependent GTPase A has protein sequence MSEAEGRWGEVWETTGGVYRVELGGGEQVDAFLRGRLKREARAGDRVVVGDRVRVVSEPGADESTWTIEEVEPRRSQIVRRSGPGRKAKAVAANVDRLVVVASVVAPDPRPEVIDRLLVLAESDEVPAVLVLNKVDLPGGEASAKALSAIYRPIGYDVRTVSAETGEGLPPLAALLSEGVSAFVGPSGVGKSSLLNAIHPGLSLRTGDVSRRLQRGRHTTVSSRLIPLPGGGLVADTPGFADVGVWGVGESEVERCYPEIARWAEQCRFRGCAHAGEPGCAVIEAIEAGEIAPSRLESFRLLRDEARADARHGGRRNG, from the coding sequence GTGAGCGAGGCGGAGGGCCGCTGGGGCGAGGTGTGGGAGACGACCGGTGGCGTCTACCGCGTCGAACTCGGGGGGGGCGAGCAGGTGGACGCCTTCCTGCGCGGACGTCTCAAGCGCGAGGCCCGCGCCGGCGATCGCGTGGTGGTGGGCGATCGCGTTCGCGTGGTGTCCGAACCCGGGGCCGACGAGTCGACCTGGACGATCGAAGAGGTCGAGCCGCGGCGCTCGCAGATCGTGCGTCGCTCCGGGCCGGGGCGGAAGGCCAAGGCGGTGGCCGCCAACGTCGATCGACTGGTGGTGGTGGCGTCGGTGGTGGCACCCGACCCGCGACCGGAGGTGATCGACCGGCTCCTCGTGCTCGCCGAATCGGACGAGGTGCCGGCCGTGCTCGTGCTGAACAAGGTCGATCTGCCCGGGGGCGAGGCGTCGGCGAAGGCGCTCTCGGCGATCTACCGACCGATCGGCTACGACGTTCGCACCGTCAGCGCCGAGACGGGTGAGGGGCTGCCCCCGCTCGCAGCGCTGCTCTCCGAGGGGGTGTCGGCCTTCGTGGGACCCTCCGGCGTGGGCAAGTCGTCGCTGCTGAACGCGATCCATCCGGGGCTGTCGCTGCGGACCGGCGACGTATCGCGGCGGCTCCAGCGCGGCCGGCACACCACCGTGTCGTCGCGCCTGATTCCTCTGCCGGGTGGGGGACTGGTGGCCGACACGCCGGGGTTCGCCGATGTCGGCGTGTGGGGGGTGGGTGAATCGGAGGTCGAGCGCTGCTATCCGGAGATCGCCCGGTGGGCCGAGCAGTGCCGCTTCCGGGGATGCGCGCACGCGGGGGAACCGGGGTGCGCGGTGATCGAGGCAATCGAGGCGGGAGAAATCGCGCCGAGTCGCCTCGAATCGTTCCGCCTGCTCAGGGACGAGGCTCGGGCGGATGCCCGTCACGGGGGGCGACGGAACGGTTGA